A region of the Phoenix dactylifera cultivar Barhee BC4 chromosome 10, palm_55x_up_171113_PBpolish2nd_filt_p, whole genome shotgun sequence genome:
TGAAGTTTTGCTCCTCTGATAACTTTGATATATAATGCAAATACAAATTAAAAACCCAGCCATCCCCTCTGAAAATTTAAGGATATTGTCGTTATGGTCTACAACGGCGGATCCCACAGCGACCCTTGCAAGCCATCCTCTGGCTCACCAGTATCATTGGGCCAGGCCGGTGGAGTCAGAAGCATCGCCTCCGCCAGCTCGTCCCACATGGTCGGCGAGTCGAGCCCGAGCTCATCATTCGACAGCCTCTCGAACGCCGGCGAGCCCGAGCTAACGGGACCGGGCCGGCTGGCGCCGAAGTCCGGTGCCAACCGGAACCGGGCGGCGGCTTCGAGGGCGGCAGACCGGATATCGCTCGGGTCGGAGCTGGCGGGCCGAGGGAGCTGGTCGGCGGCCTCCGGGAAATTGAGCCGAGCGTCGCGGCCCTTGAGCCGGAGCGCGGCCACGTCGTGGGCGACAGCGGCCATCTCGGCCGACTCAAAGCTTCCGAGCCAAATCCGAGTCTTCTTTCCGGGCTCCCGAATCTCGGAGACCCACTTCCCCCAC
Encoded here:
- the LOC103711088 gene encoding ethylene-responsive transcription factor ERF038-like — protein: TTGGFRKRKWGKWVSEIREPGKKTRIWLGSFESAEMAAVAHDVAALRLKGRDARLNFPEAADQLPRPASSDPSDIRSAALEAAARFRLAPDFGASRPGPVSSGSPAFERLSNDELGLDSPTMWDELAEAMLLTPPAWPNDTGEPEDGLQGSLWDPPL